A genomic window from Halogeometricum borinquense DSM 11551 includes:
- a CDS encoding acyltransferase yields the protein MTKVHVSLPSEAERNVQAFIDEVDERLSSEEDTCEVVTETLVDLHGDREAYERWQAGADLSPAERVRLQGYNPCNATLESEYYAEKDESKFTRSKNLQWLWRQFDATPMADNIHFALRFRQMLADHLFEECGDNCRFFKGITFTYGHNISIGDNTVVHDGVHLDDRGKLTIGDRVSLSDGVHLYSHDHDIVDQTDVRNYHTIVEDNARITYDAMVRAGIRIGANSVVGARSVVQGDVPDHHIVVGTPAKSIRVKPGWESVAAPVEDRLVNRQDEREITYDLPDGLDTFDEFGRALTPPDTPDAPNPESHD from the coding sequence ATGACGAAAGTCCACGTCTCTCTCCCTTCGGAGGCGGAACGGAACGTACAGGCGTTCATCGATGAGGTGGACGAACGACTCTCCTCCGAAGAAGACACGTGCGAGGTCGTCACGGAAACGCTCGTTGACCTTCACGGCGACCGGGAGGCGTACGAACGATGGCAGGCGGGCGCGGATCTCTCGCCGGCCGAACGTGTCCGTCTACAGGGGTACAACCCGTGCAACGCGACGCTGGAGTCGGAGTACTACGCCGAGAAAGACGAATCGAAGTTCACGCGCTCGAAAAATCTCCAGTGGCTCTGGCGGCAGTTCGACGCGACGCCGATGGCAGACAACATCCACTTCGCGCTTCGATTCCGGCAGATGCTCGCAGACCACCTGTTCGAGGAGTGTGGAGACAACTGCCGGTTTTTCAAGGGGATCACGTTCACCTACGGTCACAACATCTCTATCGGGGACAACACTGTCGTCCACGACGGCGTTCACCTTGACGACCGAGGGAAACTCACTATCGGGGACCGCGTCTCTCTCTCCGACGGCGTTCACCTCTACAGTCACGACCACGATATCGTAGACCAAACCGACGTCCGGAACTACCACACTATCGTCGAAGACAACGCTCGTATCACCTACGACGCGATGGTTCGTGCCGGTATCCGAATCGGCGCTAACAGCGTCGTCGGTGCGCGGTCAGTCGTACAGGGAGACGTCCCCGATCATCATATCGTCGTCGGAACACCGGCGAAAAGCATCCGCGTCAAACCCGGGTGGGAGTCCGTGGCCGCCCCCGTCGAAGACCGCCTCGTCAATCGGCAGGACGAACGCGAGATTACGTACGACCTCCCGGACGGTCTCGATACGTTCGACGAGTTCGGACGCGCACTCACGCCACCGGATACACCCGACGCCCCGAATCCCGAATCACACGACTAA